A portion of the Podospora pseudoanserina strain CBS 124.78 chromosome 2, whole genome shotgun sequence genome contains these proteins:
- a CDS encoding hypothetical protein (EggNog:ENOG503P3PU) produces MPSLRGIEISISTSPDDERIPEYPHPEGSRCPARSFSQTVPDDIPKSLATTFHPTPAQYHKYGPSVSVYIPSVSGTRFSINYAVNAPPPSPCKFVFFRLYMNARPISAWGIEPAVKNNGRVVKSLWAPTARYMDQVGIESRNFVFLPGQEHKSVAEDGGLIEIQAFRAKARRARAPKLEEYRLQDNYGIAAPSVGLVEQPQDMCYYTFILMDPKESPFASFRFHYRTWSNLEQLNLIPTKELDFLRNISPNTKRDSGPSIDSTENGSSEEVRSPLENSDEAVFDDSEEVEQENVLRRKPSVYVLNTPPERFQVSTSKAVLPQPSKALRDCYRESYLQRPLPELPIHQPSGRPSRRSSAASAVSAVSGAPSITPSLCQHIDDDSFSLDNTEFGVAAVAKRVRSPESVRQLVTPEADENVDVGNEEEYSISNYEMSPLSTNGSITESRLSPGGYYPMTGSKFDNGLASFSPPHRHQAAYPLRQYTRPPSVSFFHPQQENHHQNIDQLITQQETLTLTEAQWMSRSPSPPQTTQGGDDGRRRVWSPKAAERAGSRGGLFSGLKKKKFSASPRKLAQMVRRREVSVGNKGETGSEGSGERVGNWI; encoded by the exons ATGCCTAGCCTCCGAGGCATCGAGATTTCCATCTCTACGAGCCCAGACGATGAACGAATCCCCGAGTACCCGCATCCAGAAGGTTCAAGATGTCCAGCTCGTAGCTTCTCTCAGACTGTTCCCGACGATATACCCAAGAGCTTGGCCACGACCTttcacccaaccccagctcagTACCACAAGTATGGACCGTCAGTGTCTGTCTACATTCCATCTGTTTCTG GAACTCGTTTCTCAATCAACTATGCCGTCAAtgctccgccgccttccccTTGCAagtttgttttctttcgaCTCTACATGAACGCCAGGCCCATTTCCGCCTGGGGGATTGAACCAGCTGTCAAGAATAATGGAAGGGTAGTCAAGTCCCTCTGGGCGCCAACAGCTCGATACATGGACCAAGTCGGGATCGAAAGCCGCAACTTCGTCTTCTTGCCAGGCCAGGAGCACAAATCTGTGGCAGAGGATGGCGGTTTGATTGAGATACAAGCCTTTCGCGCTAAAGCACGGCGGGCTAGAGCTCCAAAGCTGGAAGAATATAGACTTCAAGACAACTATGGCATAGC GGCTCCCAGTGTTGGTCTTGTTGAACAACCTCAAGACATGTGTTACTACACCTTCATATTGATGGATCCCAAGGAGTCACCCTTTGCCTCGTTCCGTTTTCACTACCGCACCTGGAGTAACCTCGAGCAGCTGAACTTGATCCCCACAAAGGAGCTCGACTTTCTCCGAAACATCTCGCCAAACACAAAGCGTGATAGCGGCCCAAGTATCGACTCCACCGAGAACGGTTCATCGGAAGAGGTTCGGTCTCCTTTGGAGAATTCGGATGAGGCAGTCTTTGACGACAGCGAAGAGGTGGAACAAGAAAACGTCTTGCGTCGCAAACCCTCGGTCTACGTGCTCAACACGCCACCCGAGCGGTTCCAGGTTTCCACATCCAAGGCTGTGCTGCCCCAGCCGAGCAAAGCACTTAGGGATTGCTACCGTGAGTCGTATCTCCAGCGCCCTCTGCCAGAACTCCCCATTCACCAGCCTTCTGGCAGACCTTCACGACGATCCTCGGCTGCATCTGCCGTCTCTGCAGTGTCGGGAGCTCCCTCGATAACGCCTTCGCTTTGCCAACATATCGACGATGACTCTTTTAGTTTGGATAACACCGAGTTTGGCGTTGCAGCGGTGGCGAAGAGGGTTAGGTCGCCCGAGTCTGTGAGGCAGCTTGTCACCCCTGAGGCGGATGAGaatgttgatgttggcaacGAAGAGGAGTATTCGATTTCTAATTATGAAATGTCGCCTCTTTCGACGAATGGATCGATCACCGAGTCGAGGTTGTCTCCTGGGGGGTATTATCCGATGACGGGAAGCAAGTTTGATAATGGACTGGCGAGTTTTTCGCCACCGCATCGACACCAAGCTGCTTACCCGCTCAGGCAGTATACCAGGCCGCCGTCGGTGTCGTTTTTCCATCCTCAGCAGGAAAATCATCATCAGAATATTGATCAGTTGATCACTCAGCAGGAGACGCTGACGTTGACGGAGGCGCAGTGGATGAGCCGcagtccttctcctccacagACGAcgcaaggaggagatgatgggagacGACGTGTTTGGAGCCcgaaggcggcggagagggctGGGAGTAGGGGGGGCCTTTTTTctgggttgaagaagaagaaatttAGTGCTTCACCTAGGAAGCTTGCGCAGATGgttaggaggagggaggtctCTGTTGGTAATAAGGGGGAGACGGGGAGTGAAGGTagtggggagagggttgggaaCTGGATTTGA
- a CDS encoding hypothetical protein (COG:C; COG:H; EggNog:ENOG503P2EC), giving the protein MNLMIIKRSSLPQSLLSHISPKISQIWLQIVQTPTKTSTMTPAIKTTHIDRTAHEPRDNSLHELLITTITPITPAIRLFHLTPSQPSQPPISFLPGQWVDLYYPPFPSCQKPGGFTITSPPSHPHMELAVQQSPLNPPAAYLWQDPSTLLHTPVRIRIGGSFTYPPQILSRPSEQQPLLSSPRSSSTPPNFKKLVLVAGGVGINPLISILSHISTTRPQPEITLLYSLKDPNSKIQSGDTSQALFLDRIINLFSNQNDPLKGNIKLFLTTTGGPTNTNNISTNEITTKNLSIPFEKRRISLSDVSNAIGEHKDDVAVYICGVPSMTDQFVDGLTSPSPQGLGIDKSRVLCEKWW; this is encoded by the exons ATGAACTTGATGATTATAAAACGCAGTTCTTTGCCTCAATCATTACTCTCCCATATCTCTCCCAAGATTTCTCAAATTTGGCTCCAAATCGTtcaaacccccaccaaaacctccaCCATGACCCCCGCCATCAAAACAACCCACATCGACCGCACCGCTCACGAACCCCGCGATAAC TCCCTCCACGAACTCCTCATAACCACCATAACCCCCATAACCCCCGCAAtccgcctcttccacctcacgccctcccaaccttcccaaccccccatcagctTCCTCCCCGGCCAATGGGTAGACCTCTAttacccccccttcccctcctgcCAAAAACCCGGCGGCTTCACCATaacctcacccccatcccacccccacaTGGAACTAGCAGTCCAGCaatcccccctcaaccccccagcaGCCTACCTCTGGCAggacccctccaccctcttaCACACCCCCGTCCGCATCCGCATAGGCGGTTCCTTCACCTACCCACCCCAAATATTATCACGTCCCTCCGAACAACAGCCGTTATTATCCTCTCCCAGATCTAGTAGCACACCCCCAAACTTCAAaaagttggtgttggtggcagGAGGAGTTGGCATAAACCCCCTAATCagcatcctctcccacatctccaccacccgccccCAACCCGAAATCACCCTCCTCTACTCTCTCAAAgaccccaacagcaaaatCCAATCAGGCGACACCTCCCaagccctcttcctcgaccgAATCATCAATCTATTCTCCAACCAAAACGACCCCCTGAAAGGCAACATCAagctcttcctcaccaccactggTGGCCCCACCAACACAAACAACATCTCAACAAACGAAATAACAACCAAAAATTTATCCATACCTTTCGAAAAGAGAAGGATATCCCTCTCCGACGTCTCAAACGCCATCGGGGAGCACAAAGACGACGTGGCAGTCTACATATGCGGTGTACCCTCCATGACCGACCAATTTGTCGACGGCCtgacctctccctccccacaagGTCTAGGCATAGACAAGAGCAGGGTCCTGTGCGAGAAATGGTGGTAA
- a CDS encoding hypothetical protein (EggNog:ENOG503P3Y4; COG:O; MEROPS:MER0011024) translates to MSLRSVFKSLNPWGAKAVNTLDSSPKKTTERPQSAHSNDSRETPRAKRQKTSRDTEVVPRGSQESIEEFPSQPIQSRGHTYSPSISPSPISSHVPMWNSHAMAEYQGRGNRRHRHRSLGSNKSQSSAEDVPSAFGQKYTAPDNQEQTRSKVQSDAADLEILRNISAHLQPAQPKGRKRLKQESHEDDELAMGHTPNDGKKRQPGPSVSRRGDIVPTQFPRKAANGREDCQSLGESERFTVSAAVCYRNYYYVAGEKGGTDACYMQAHHDKPQAELRAFTQNGNPHGTQQWLKLTNKIKALHFHPSSSLIKVTQPTDTSLDIGKLLVIKFVTPQDASSVARWATRVLKVKVVEEEDSNKLHAIYDKALGEINRDTPWSSAGKVAGAGSPNAQPPDAGKARGTSASITPSQVSPSNKPRATIRGSMQVSEPATPQPVATYGRRSSRSTHGSTTDATSAPIDVDLSLSPETPPPPRWSLQNRSWLEDWKTPLQFGRVQVTKDDIPRLDEGQYLNDSIIEFGLKYLFEKFTDKHPDLSKRVYMHNSFFYTSLTGDGGNQFKYENVKRWTAKVDLLSYDYIVVPINQHFHWWVAIICNPGKLDPAVRQKAKEAEATIPIDVEMTDAPKLATSDVVDKATDGKPGFRPSASTQPKQRKPAYSLDDPRIILLDSLGSSHGPAVKNLRRYLIEEFEDKRGRRLEQGDWPTRLGMKATNIPQQSNLTDCGVYVLGYVQEFVKDPDTFVKALLSKEPHEWALSAPLLRTLWRDTIFYEKSMTRTEPGRQQDAGMIYPMSAERMTKLFAQSAKLSTSPSRDSAVGRREESRHAAVPEPLKPVEMAGEPAQGRIGSPVEAPKPAKTAKEPAGRMIPTEGVQDVTKPMDLVVDTPLIPSIEDSIEDSPTPEPPQITDLSALVEPGFSKHVAKPKERPASKLGTSPTRQSSHAEDDEVMLVPLGRPDSTLFTARISSSPAEAKKAVDTSVQELDAKSFCNKSATPPGHTKNAKPRQPTRQVALMSQSSPAQAPNPKRADAGSTSTGASKRPHTGSTPTGGSTPTGGSRPKRLGASSPPTTGSQSRYFNDTPSPGRRQRVATNVGAAYTSVGFAPTREATVEQNLAAVKHHEPINIDDSD, encoded by the exons ATGTCTCTCCGATCGGTGTTCAAATCACTT AATCCCTGGGGCGCGAAAGCCGTCAACACCCTCGATTCGAGCCCCAAGAAGACGACCGAAAGGCCACAATCGGCCCATTCCAATGACTCTCGAGAAACACCACGAGCGAAGCGGCAGAAGACGAGCCGGGATACCGAAGTAGTACCACGGGGGTCACAAGAGTCTATTGAGGAATTCCCGTCTCAACCGATTCAATCGCGGGGTCACACGTACAGCCCCTCAATATCTCCTTCGCCTATCAGTTCGCATGTTCCTATGTGGAATTCACATGCAATGGCTGAGTACCAGGGTCGAGGCAATCGCCGCCACCGGCATAGGTCTCTTGGTAGCAACAAGAGTCAGTCCTCAGCCGAGGACGTTCCCAGTGCGTTCGGTCAGAAATACACTGCACCCGATAATCAAGAACAAACTCGGTCTAAAGTGCAAAGCGATGCGGCCGACTTGGAGATTCTGAGGAATATATCAGCCCACTTACAGCCTGCCCAACccaaggggaggaagagactgAAACAGGAATCccacgaagacgacgagctgGCAATGGGTCATACGCCCAATGATGGCAAAAAGCGCCAGCCAGGGCCCAGCGTCTCTCGCAGGGGCGATATAGTCCCTACACAATTCCCCAGAAAGGCAGCTAACGGTCGTGAGGACTGTCAGTCTCTTGGAGAGTCCGAACGCTTCACTGTTTCTGCAGCAGTCTGCTACCGGAATTACTATTATGTGGCTGGTGAGAAAGGCGGGACAGATGCATGCTACATGCAAGCACATCATGATAAACCTCAGGCGGAACTTCGCGCATTTACACAAAATGGAAACCCCCACGGGACGCAACAGTGGCTCAAGCTTACAAACAAGATCAAAGCCTTGCATTTTCACCCGTCCAGTAGCCTCATTAAGGTCACTCAACCCACTGATACATCTCTGGACATCGGTAAACTGCTGGTCATCAAGTTTGTGACTCCTCAGGATGCTTCATCTGTTGCTCGTTGGGCTACAAGGGTTCTCAAGGTaaaggtggtggaagaggaagacag TAACAAGCTCCATGCCATTTATGACAAAGCACTTGGTGAAATCAATCGAGATACCCCATGGTCATCAGCAGGCAAAGTCGCTGGTGCGGGATCTCCTAATGCTCAGCCTCCCGATGCTGGCAAGGCACGGGGCACCAGTGCTAGCATTACACCCAGCCAAGTCTCACCCTCGAACAAACCGAGAGCCACCATCCGCGGTTCCATGCAAGTTTCGGAGCCCGCAACACCCCAACCAGTCGCGACTTACGGCAGACGATCTTCGAGGTCAACTCACGGATCAACGACAGATGCGACTTCCGCTCCAATTGATGTAGATCTATCATTATCGCCTGagacccctcctccgcctcgttGGTCTTTGCAAAACAGGAGCTGGTTGGAAGACTGGAAGACACCGCTACAATTTGGCAGAGTACAGGTGACCAAGGATGACATACCAAGACTGGATGAGGGCCAGTATCTGAACGATAGCATCATTGAATTTGGTTTAAAGTACCTTTTTGAAAAATTCACTGACAAGCATCCCGATCTCAGCAAGCGAGTCTACATGCACAACAGCTTTTTCTACACGAGTTTGACCGGGGACGGTGGCAACCAATTCAAGTACGAGAATGTCAAAAGATGGACTGCAAAGGTGGATCTGCTGTCCTATGACTACATTGTCGTCCCAATCAACCAGCACTTCCACTGGTGGGTTGCCATAATTTGCAACCCAGGGAAACTTGATCCGGCTGTTCGTCAGAAGGCAAAAGAAGCCGAAGCCACGATCCCTATCGACGTCGAAATGACCGATGCACCAAAGCTGGCTACGTCTGATGTTGTGGACAAAGCCACCGATGGCAAACCCGGATTTCGCCCATCAGCTTCTACTCAGCCAAAGCAACGCAAGCCTGCTTATAGCCTTGATGACCCCAGAATCATTCTGTTGGACTCGCTCGGATCTAGTCACGGCCCTGCCGTTAAGAACCTCCGCCGATATCTCATTGAAGAGTTCGAAGACAAGCGTGGCAGGAGGCTTGAGCAAGGTGATTGGCCAACTCGCCTTGGGATGAAGGCCACTAATATACCGCAGCAATCGAATCTCACAGACTGCGGAGTCTATGTCCTTGGATACGTGCAAGAGTTTGTCAAGGATCCAGATACCTTCGTCAAGGCTCTGCTGTCTAAGGAGCCGCACGAATGGGCATTAAGTGCCCCCCTATTGCGAACGCTCTGGAGGGATACTATCTTCTACGAAAAGAGTATGACCCGCACAGAGCCTGGCCGGCAGCAAGATGCGGGGATGATCTATCCCATGTCCGCGGAGAGAATGACAAAACTTTTTGCTCAAAGCGCCAAACTGAGcacctctccttctcgcGATTCGGCTGTGGGTCGGAGGGAGGAATCACGACATGCAGCTGTACCAGAGCCGCTCAAACCTGTGGAAATGGCGGGAGAACCGGCGCAAGGGCGAATAGGGTCTCCTGTAGAGGCACCAAAGCCCGCGAAAACTGCAAAGGAACCAGCAGGACGTATGATACCGACAGAAGGTGTGCAGGATGTAACCAAGCCTATGGACCTCGTCGTCGACACACCCCTCATTCCTTCTATTGAGGATTCTATCGAGGACTCCCCTACCCCAGAACCTCCTCAAATCACCGACCTCTCCGCACTTGTAGAGCCCGGTTTCTCGAAGCATGTGGCCAAGCCTAAAGAGCGCCCCGCTTCAAAGTTGGGGACTTCGCCGACGCGGCAATCTTCTCATgcggaagatgatgaagtcATGCTTGTCCCTTTGGGTCGCCCTGACTCCACATTGTTCACGGCGAGGATATCGAGTTCCCCGGCGGAGGCAAAGAAAGCGGTTGATACGTCGGTGCAAGAGCTCGACGCAAAGTCATTCTGCAACAAGTCAGCCACACCTCCTGGGCACACCAAGAATGCAAAGCCTCGCCAGCCGACGCGCCAGGTTGCCCTAATGTCACAGTCATCTCCCGCCCAGGCTCCCAATCCAAAACGTGCTGATGCTGGCTCCACGTCCACAGGGGCGTCGAAGCGTCCTCATACCGGTTCCACGCCTACTGGGGGTTCCACGCCTACTGGGGGTTCTCGCCCAAAACGCCTTGGTGCCAGCTCTCCACCTACCACGGGCTCTCAGTCGAGATATTTTAATGATACCCCATCTCCCGGTCGGAGGCAGCGAGTGGCTACGAATGTAGGAGCTGCGTACACATCCGTGGGTTTTGCACCCACCAGGGAGGCTACCGTGGAGCAGAACTTGGCAGCGGTGAAGCATCATGAGCCGATCAATATTGATGACTCTGATTGA
- the RRP9 gene encoding pre-rRNA processing protein (COG:A; EggNog:ENOG503NYVC), protein MSSFFTTPGAQKKRKRPAATEVPKKRLATTKSSSKSATRGPTKPTAAPKKKKDIERDEDISGSELDTENEDDDIVSRSGSDDSDNEGETAAEKRLRLAQRYLEKTRKEVDELQDEYAFDAEEIDRDLLAERLQEDAAETKGKVYRKLAPELDFPHADPIQFRWNSGTVTSVSVCPPYAYTTTKDGYLTKWKLQDLPKNQWPQTTRKKPKKPPAPPKRRPERIAFVKSQPLKAKDKTFQGHTAAPITVKASQDGKFVVTGGLDRKLVVYDAETLKPIRAFTQHRDAVTGIAFRRGTNQIFSCSKDRTVKVFSLNELAYVETLFGHQDEIMDVDALGQERCVSVGARDRTARYWKVPEESQLVFRGGGEGGSTNTKKHKLPAGLNPASAAHEGSMDRVAMLDDEIFVTGSDNGDLALWSIQRKKALHVVARAHGLDPALTPRELSGGNPEDFNPKDIPAPQPRGITALRTVPYSDLIFSGSWDGSVRVWRLSDDKKKIERVGVLGQPMDSEDSGDKEEKSLARGIVNDLAVFERGERGKDGLCVVAVTGKEMRLGRWKYMKEGRCGLVVYEVPKNVVDKKKEVETNGHASGEE, encoded by the coding sequence ATGTCGTCCTTTTTCACAACCCCGGGcgcccagaagaagaggaagcgtCCAGCAGCCACAGAAGTCCCCAAGAAGCGATTGGCGACCACAAAATCATCCTCCAAATCCGCGACAAGAGGCCCCACAAAGCCCACCGCGGCtcccaagaaaaagaaggacaTTGAGCGCGACGAAGACATATCCGGCAGTGAACTCGATACCGAGAACGAAGACGATGACATTGTCAGCAGAAGCGGCTCGGATGATTCCGACAACGAGGGCGAgaccgccgccgagaagcGTCTGAGACTCGCCCAGCGCTACCTCGAGAAGACGCGAAAGGAAGTCGACGAGCTGCAGGACGAGTACGCCTTCGATGCCGAGGAAATCGACCGCGATCTTTTGGCCGAGCGCCTCCAAGAGGACGCCGCCGAGACCAAAGGCAAGGTCTACCGCAAGCTCGCCCCCGAACTCGACTTTCCCCACGCCGACCCCATCCAGTTCCGGTGGAACTCGGGCACCGTCACCTCCGTCTCTGTCTGCCCTCCGTATGCCTACACAACCACAAAAGACGGCTACCTCACCAAATGGAAGCTCCAAGACCTCCCCAAGAACCAATGGCCTCAAACCACCCGCAAaaagcccaagaagccccctgcccctcccaaGCGCAGACCTGAGCGCATCGCCTTTGTCAAGTCTCAGCCCCTCAAAGCCAAGGACAAGACCTTCCAAGGCCACACCGCGGCTCCAATTACAGTAAAAGCATCCCAAGACGGCAAGTTTGTCGTCACCGGCGGCCTCGACCGCAAGCTGGTCGTCTACGACGCCGAGACCCTCAAGCCTATCCGAGCCTTCACCCAGCACCGCGACGCCGTCACCGGCATTGCCTTCCGCCGGGGCACCAACCAgatcttctcctgctccaaGGACCGCACAGTCAAGGTCTTCTCCCTGAACGAATTGGCGTACGTCGAAACATTGTTCGGCCACCAAGACGAGATTATGGACGTGGATGCCTTGGGCCAGGAGCGCTGCGTGTCAGTCGGCGCGCGAGATCGTACAGCCCGTTACTGGAAGGTGCCTGAGGAATCTCAGCTTGTGTTTAGAGGTGGCGGTGAGGGCGGGTcgaccaacaccaagaaacACAAACTTCCGGCCGGGCTGAATCCAGCGAGCGCTGCTCATGAGGGGTCAATGGACAGAGTCGCGATGTTGGATGACGAGATATTTGTCACGGGCAGTGATAATGGCGATTTGGCGCTTTGGAGCATTCAGAGGAAAAAGGCTTTGCACGTGGTTGCGAGAGCGCATGGTCTGGACCCTGCGTTGACTCCTAGGGAGCTTTCCGGTGGGAATCCGGAGGATTTTAACCCTAAGGATATTCCTGCCCCTCAGCCAAGGGGTATCACAGCTTTGAGAACGGTTCCTTACTCGGATCTGATCTTTAGCGGGAGTTGGGATGGGAGTGTCAGGGTGTGGAGGCTGAGTGATgataagaagaagattgagagGGTGGGTGTTCTGGGGCAGCCAATGGACTCGGAGGACAGTGGTGacaaggaagagaagagtcTCGCGAGGGGAATCGTGAACGATCTTGCCGTGTttgagagaggggagagaggcAAGGACGGACTCTGCGTGGTGGCGGTTACCGGGAAGGAGATGAGacttgggaggtggaagtacatgaaggaggggagatgcGGGTTGGTCGTTTATGAGGTGCCTAAGAATGTGgttgacaagaagaaggaggtggagactAATGGGCATGCCTCCGGTGAGGAATAA
- a CDS encoding hypothetical protein (COG:S; EggNog:ENOG503P5H5) codes for MFEVPDAKRVRREDLYSSSDEGEVHRYISSEQDASLLRQKLSSLLAINLAAPPQDEAEGDVSMADADQETQPPLENEENQEEEFSFRLFSSAPTQKVVLAPEGDGLQASTEEIPFKERPLSYHIQEPLTPEHQEQIRHSAMSAQDILALSKQRAWGLEVPWRVTKIEIVATKKPTTMTAGGKIVEEGDKKKKRPGKKTRMKLRIREQKRKEEESKKLTKEEHLKEKKKRLNREKKLKRRQKEKAKKAANGTAGDQDGADKMSEDGDSGEE; via the exons ATGTTCGAGGTTCCAGATGCCAAACG AGTGAGGAGGGAAGACCTCTACTCGTCTTCTGACGAGGGGGAAGTGCACAGGTATATATCTTCAGAACAAGATGCCAGCCTTCTCCGGCAAAAACTCTCCAGTCTCTTAGCCATCAACCTCGCTGCGCCACCACAAGATGAGGCCGAGGGTGATGTCTCCATGGCTGATGCAGACCAAgaaacacaaccaccactaGAAAATGAAGAgaaccaagaagaagaatttTCGTTCCGGCTCTTCTCATCAGCACCAACACAAAAAGTAGTGCTTGCGCCGGAAGGGGATGGGCTACAGGCCTCAACAGAGGAAATACCATTCAAAGAACGGCCTCTCAGTTATCACATACAAGAGCCTCTCACCCCCGAACATCAAGAGCAAATACGACACTCCGCCATGTCGGCCCAAGACATTCTGGCGCTATCGAAACAAAGAGCGTGGGGTCTAGAGGTACCATGGAGGGTGACGAAGATTGAGATTGTGGCCACCAAAAAACCCACAACAATGACTGCTGGAGGCAAGATTGTAGAAGAGGGAGataagaagaaaaagaggccAGGAAAGAAGACCAGGATGAAGCTTCGGATCAGGGAACAGAAGCgcaaggaagaagagagcaaGAAGCTCACAAAGGAAGAGCACCttaaggagaagaagaagcgacTGAACagggagaagaagttgaagagaaggcagaaggaaaaggccaagaaggctgcgAATGGAACTGCTGGCGACCAAGACGGGGCCGACAAAATGTCAGAGGATGGAGATAGTGGTGAAGAGTGA
- the PRE1 gene encoding Proteasome subunit beta type-4 (EggNog:ENOG503NX90; COG:O; BUSCO:EOG09263WSS; MEROPS:MER0002676) has product MEVLLGITGKDFTLIAASKAAMRGATILKASDDKTRQLNKHTLMAYSGEAGDTVQFADYIQANAQLYSMRNESDLSPSALAHFVRGELATSLRSRNPYNVNLLLGGVDPITHKSSLYWLDYLASLAPVPYAAHGYAQYYCLSILDKHHHPDITLGQGIKLLTLCVDELKRRLPIDFKGMTVKAVTKDGVVDIQFDDDKVVKAA; this is encoded by the exons AT GGAGGTTCTACTGGGCATTACGGGCAAGGACTTTACGCTGATCGCCGCGTCGAAGGCGGCCATGCGTGGAGCTACCATCCTCAAGGCGTCCGAcgacaagacaagacagtTGAACAAGCACACACTCATGGCCTACTCTGGCGAGGCTGGTGATACCG TCCAGTTTGCCGATTACATCCAAGCCAACGCCCAGCTCTACTCGATGCGCAACGAGTCGGACCTTTCCCCATCAGCTCTTGCTCACTTTGTCCGCGGTGAACTTGCTACGAGTCTTCGGTCGAGAAATCCATACAACGTAAACCTTCTTTTGGGCGGCGTTGACCCCATCACACACAAGTCTAGCCTGTACTGGTTGGACTACCTTGCGTCGCTCGCCCCCGTCCCATATGCTGCCCACGGCTATGCTCA ATACTACTGCCTTTCTATCCTGGataagcaccaccaccccgacaTCACCCTCGGCCAAGGCATCAAACTTCTCACACTATGCGTCGACGAGCTCAAGAGGAGACTACCGATAGACTTCAAGGGGATGACGGTCAAGGCAGTGACCAAGGACGGCGTGGTGGATATCCAGTTTGATGACgacaaggtggtgaaggcTGCTTGA